In Levilactobacillus brevis, the genomic window TTCGCAATAATTGGTCCGCGATGTCTAAGGAGTTCGTCACCGCTAAGACTTTAGAGGTCACCGTTAAAGCTGCTGGAATCAGACTAATTGTCGTTGAAATATCAAAAAATAAGCGTTGTTGCGTTGTCACCAACTTCGCCGCTGCAAGCCCTAATTGACGTTTCACATCCGGTAAGTCTCTTTGGCGGGTCAGAAAGTCATCGATTCGGTTAAAACTATTGGGTAAACTGATTCCACCGTAGTTCCGAGTCACCTCATCATTAGCTGTTAACTTCACAATATCACGTCGAGCTGTATCACGTGACGTTCCTGTGAGGGCCATTATCTCCCGTAACGTCAAGGAATGGTGACGCATCAACTCCGTTAGAATTCGATTTAAGCGTTCTGCCTGGTGCATGGTTTGCCCCCCTGAATTAAGTGTAAATAAGTGTCTGTATTATACATACTTATAGTAGCTTATTTCTTAGCAGATGGCAAATCGTTGTTAACGCCCATTAATTGGGCCCTGATTTATCCAATACTAAATGATTAGTCCGGCTAAAAGCACTAGCGCTGAGCCGAGTGAATATTTGCTGGTATGGAGTTGGTATGCCTCTTGTTGTGTAAAAAAGGTGTCAATGGATTTCTCCATCAACACCAAATATCATAGAATCTGTAAGCACGCGTCGCTATTCAGGCAATGTCCCACACAGTAACGCGTTTTAAGGTTGTGGGTTAAGCATTAATCGTGACGAAGTTTTTAAGCGGCTGAGTGCCGAAGTGATTGGCTTCGTACAGCAGGATGTTGGCGCAGGCCAAGCTATCATCCAGCGCGTTGTGATGGTGGTGCAGGTCAATCCCCAGTTCGTCACAAACCGTGTTGAGTTTGTGGTTGGGAAATTCTGGGAAGAACTTCCGGCTGGTCTTGACCGTGTCAAGGGTCAAGTAACGCGCGGTTGGTAGGTTGTAGTGTTCCAGCGTACTCCGCAAGACCCCGTTATCGAAGGGGGCATTGTGGGCAATGACGAGACGGTCGCGCTGAAAGAAGGGAGCGACGTGCTCCCAGACTTCCGGAAAGGCCGGCGCATTGGCTACGTCGCGTTCATGAATCCCGTGAATTTGGACGTTGCGCCAGAAGAAGTCGGTGTCTGGCTTAATCAATGAATAGAATTCGTCCACGACCTGACTGTTGCGCACGATGGTTAAGGCTAGTGAGCAAGCGCTATAGCGTTTACCGCTAGCCGTTTCAAAGTCCATAGCGACAAAATTCAAAAGTACATCTTCCCTTCAAAATTGGTTTAGACGGTTAAACCGTCCACGTCGAGCTCGACCGGACAGTGGTCGGACCCCATGACTTGGTCTAGTATTTTAGCGTCTTTCAAGTGATCTTGCAAGCGTTGACTGGTGATGAAATAGTCGATGCGCCAGCCGGCGTTGTTGTCGCGAGCGTGGAACCGGTAGCTCCACCAGGAGTAGCGTTCGGTGGCGTCGGGATTGAAGTAGCGGAAGGTGTCCGTATAACCGGCGGCGAGTAGGGCGGTAAATTTCGCCCGTTCATCGTCGGTAAACCCAGCGTTCTTATGATTGGTCTTGGGATTCTTTAGGTCGATTTCCGTGTGGGCTACGTTGAGATCGCCGCAGAAGATCACGGGCTTCTTGGCGTTCAGATGCTGAACGAAGTCGAGGAAAGCCGTCTCCCAGCCCATCCGAAAGTCCAGGCGTTTTAGCCCGCTTCCGGAGTTCGGCGTGTAGCAGGTTAGGATGTAAAAGTCGGGGTATTCAAGGGTAATCGTGCGGCCCTCGTGGTCGAAGTCGGGCGCATTAATCCCATAGATGACGTTAAGCGGCTTGTGCTTGGTAAAGAGGGCCGTTCCGGAATAACCCTTGCGTTCGGCGTAGTTCCAGTACTGGTAGTAGCCCGGCAGGTCGAGGTCAATCTGGCCCTCCTGGAGCTTGGTTTCCTGAACACCAAAAAAGTCGGCATCCAGCTCCTTAAAAGTCTCGACAAATCCCTTTTTAACGATGGCTCGTAAGCCATTGACATTCCACGAAATAAATTTCATGACGCACCTCCAACTGTTACTTTTCAGTATACCAGAACTTTTAAGCGAGGGGGTGGGCGTTCACCTGGCGTAGCAACACCCGTCGAATCTGATTTTTCTGGGCGAAGCTAAGCGTAAACAATCGCTTACGACCGGTCAGTCTGACGATCCGGCGGGGGAAGACCAAAGTTAGACGACGGAATTCAAAATTTAATCCCGAATTCGTGCGCGTGGCGTGCGGTCGTAGGGGGTTCCATGGTAAAATAGGCCTATGACTGTTGTTCGATGAAGCCCACTGTTGGTCGAAACGAGCACAAACTTTTGGAGAAACGAAGGGAATTTGATAATGATGGAAGAGATTACGGCAGCATTTCCAGCAATCGAAATTTTGCGAAATGAACCCTTGGCGCATTATACGCATACGCTGACGGGGGGACCAGCTGATTATCTGGCTTTTCCGACCAATGTGCAGGAGACCAAGTCACTCTTGGCCTACGCCAATCAGGAAAAACTCCCCGTCACGGTTGTCGGTAATGCCAGTAACCTGATTGTTCGGGACGGTGGCATTCGGGGATTGGTCATGATTCTGACGAAGATGAACACGATTACCACGACGGGGAACACGGTGACCGCCGAGGCTGGAGCTGCCATGATCAAGACCACGCAGGTAGCACAGTCTCACGCGTTAAGCGGCGTTGAATTTGCTGCGGGAATCCCAGGGAGTGTCGGGGGCGCCGTCTTCATGAACGCCGGTGCTTACGGTGGTGAAATCAGCGAGGTAGTGACCGCCGCTGAAGTCTTGACGACGACCGGCGAGATTCGCACCTTAAACGCTGAGGAGCTCGACTTTGGCTACCGGCATAGTTCCATTCAGGACTACCACGACATCATTCTCTCGGCGACCTTCACGTTGAAGCCCGGCGATGGTCAGGCAATTCAGGCGCAGATGGATGATCTAAATGCACGCCGGGCGGCCAAACAACCGCTCGACCTGCCATCCTGTGGGAGTGTCTTCAAGCGGCCCACTGGCCACTACACGGGTCAATTGATTCAGGAGGCCGGACTCCAAGGCTTCCAGCTGGGCGGGGCCCAAGTCTCCACCAAGCACGCCGGGTTCATTGTCAACATTGACCACGCTACGGCGACGGATTACTTAAACTTGATTCATCATATCCAGGATGTGATTTGGCGCGAAGACCAAGTTCATCTTGAGACGGAAGTTCGGATTATTGGCGAAGAGCCAACTCAAAAATAAAAAAGGGGGAACCCTATGTGCCTATAGTTGAAGCAGTGATTCTGTTAATTGTCCTGGTCCTTTTGTCCAATATTATCAGTCACTACCTCACGTTTATTCCAGTTAGTCTGATTCAAATTGCGTTGGGCCTGGTGGTCGCGCTGGTGTGGCAATTCGAGGTGCCACTCGAGACTGACTGGTTTTTACTCTTGTTTATCGCACCCTTACTGTATAATGATGGTCGCCGTTTCCCCAAGCGAGAACTCTGGCGGTTGCGCGGCCCCATCTTCGGGAATGCCATCTGGTTGGTCTTTTTGACCACGTTACTCGGGGGCTTTCTGATCTACGAATTAATTCCCAAGATGCCGCTGACCGTGGCCTTCGCGTTAGCGGCGATCCTGTCGCCAACCGACCCGGTGGCCGTGCAGTCAATCTCTAAGCAGGTCAAATTGCCGGCGAGCCTGATGCATTTGGTCAGTGGTGAAAGCCTGATTAATGATGCCAGTGGGCTGATTGCCTTTAAGTACGCCATTGCGGCAACCGTCACCGGTGCTTTCTCCGTGGGGACGGCCGTGGGTGACTTTATCTACATCAGTATTGTGGGTTTCTTGTCCGGTCTGATCTTCATGACGGCAATTCAGCTGTTGATGGATATCCTGCGACGGCAGGGAATTGACGACGTGATTTTCAACACGGTGTTGCAGATTGCCACGCCGTTTGTGATTTACTTGGTTACCGAAGAGATTACCCATGCGTCGGGCGTGATTGCCGTCGTGACTGCCGGTGTTCTGTTCCACGCCCGGGAGAGCCGAATCGTTGAAGATTCCCCAGAATTAAAACTCGTGACCGAAAAGGTTTGGGATATTATTATCTATTCATTGAATGGGATTGTGTTTGTCATTCTGGGAATCGAGTTGCCCGTGGCCACGTCACAAGTGATCAAGGGTGGCCAGTTCAATACCTGGCAAGCGCTCTTCTTTGCCTTCATGGCCTGGGTGGTTCTGGTCGTGATTCGGACGCTGTGGACGTACGGTTACATTCTGTTCCAGCGGCTGACACGTAACCACAGCGATGAACGTCCGAGCTTCCGGACGGCCGTGTTATCTGGTCTATCTGGGGTTCGGGGGGCCGTTACCATGGCCGGGGTACTCTCCGTGCCGACGGTCATTGCCAGCGGTGCTAGTTTTCCGGCGCGGTCGTTGATGTTGTTCGTCGCCTCGGGTGTGATCATTATCAGTTTAGTCGCGGCGACCATCATGTTGCCGTTGATTTCAACGGATAAGCAACCCTTGCAGACGCGAGCCAGCGCCAGCGACGACATTGCCAATGATATTAATCTGGACGACGAGGACGAGGAAGAATTTCCCGAGGAACCCGTGCGGCAGATCAGTGAAGAAGAGGCGCGGGCCTACATCATGCGCCTCGCAATTTCCAAGATTGAAGAGCTCCGGCGGCCAAATAATCAGCGGGCCGCGTACGATCTGATCTTGGACTATCAGTTCATCATTCGGCGGCTCGAGATGAGCTACCGGGCCGATACCGTCATGCAGAAGGTCTTGGATGACGAGATTAAATTGCGGCAGGTCGCCATCGACGGTGAACGGGCCACGCTTAAGGAGTTGCGCCAGGGTGAAAAGATTACCCAGACCAGCTACGTCGGGGCCCTGCGCCGAATTGAAAATCTGGAAGGCCGGCTGACCCAAGTGTCCGGTCACACCATGCCGGGCGTGATTAACTACTGGCGCCGATTCTTCAAGCATCTGTGGCGGGACGCGGCCTACTGGTTACACTCCGAGGATACGGACCGCTTGCATGCGGAAAATAACCTGATTGAACGGGAGACGGCCAAAGCGGCGATCAAGGCGTTGTCCGAGTATTTATCGCGAACGGATATCGACGAGACGCAGTTTGATAACCAGGCCGTTTACCACCTGATTGTCCAGTACCGGAACCGAATCGAACGGGCCAAGGCCGCCACGGCGCCGCATCACAACGATGACTACCAGCACCAGATTAATAAGTTGCGGGTCCGAGCGTTAGGGGCCGAACGAACTGGGATTCAGTCGTTGCTCGAGGCGGGGAATATTACCTGGATTAAGGCTACCCACCTGCGGCAATATGTCAACTATGCGGAAAATGTCTTAGTCATGTCGTTGTCGGATGAAGAGGGCGACTAGTGCGGATGTTATTTCTGTAAAGTGAGCTATTAAATTCAACAATAAAGGCTGCGTTTCACCGATGCTCTGTGCACGGCGGAACGCAGCCTTTGGTGTAAGCTAGGGATAATGGTGACTGCCGCCTTACCGTTCGCCAAATTTGGCCTGGAGCGCGGTGAGCAGGGACGGACCAAGCCGCAGGTGGTATCGGATTACTTGTTTAATGGCAATAAGCCTTGTCAGCTGGAGACTAGAGCGTATTCGCAGTCGGTTTTCAAATCAAAAAGGACGCCAACCCGCAAAAGGTCGTCGTCCATGATGTTTAATCGGGTAATTCGTCTTGCCCGCTGTTATGCATAATTAAGTAGAGAATCCAGTAGCAGAAGAGCTGGATGAAGGTGAGTAGGCCCACGAAGATCCACATGTTGCTGGTCCACATGTCCATGATTGGCCGAATAAATTGTTCGGGGTTAATGAAGAGGTAGACCGTGTGAATCCGGAGAAACCGACCGATGTAGAGTCCTACCGAGGTTAGGAAGGTCAGTAGCAGAACCGTTACGATACGAACGATCTGGTTGCCCTTGGCCACGCGGGTACTGATAATCTGACTGACGTAATTTAGACTCCAGAAGCCCAGAAGCGTACAGCTCGTGGCGCTGATAATCATGTAGGTGAAGTAGATCCACAGGTGCGGCGTCACCCGTAGCAGTCCGCTTAAGGCGTACGGTTGGAGCAACGACAGGTGGAAAAGGTCGGTCAGTAGATAGGGTGCGTTGGGGTAGAATAGCAACCAGAGAAGCACCAGCGGCCAGAAGAACCATGCGCTCTTGGGGCGGTGCCGCCCCAAATGAAAGCTGAGTTCAATCGGGATGTAGCCCAGAAACGTGTTCAACACGAGAAACGAGAAGGGATCCTTGGCACGGAAATACAGAAAGATCAGCCAGGCCACAAAGAATATTCGAATTTCCCACCGGGCCCGCCGATTCATTAGCCATCACAATCCTTTCATCAGTCTCTGTCTTTATTTTACAGCCTTTAGGCCAAAAACAAACAGAATATGACTTCTAGTTTACCAGAATTTTTTTGAGAAAAGGTTGATTTGCGTGGAGCTTAACGTTTCTGTAAATTTTACCGGTGTCCGGCGGGATTTGCGCGGTATTCTGAGGATTCGGGGCGAAATGTCAGCGACCCCGTGCTATAATTAAATCTGAATTCAATTTGGAGGGAAAGTCATGAACCTGGATTGGGGCAATCTCCTTACAATAGGAAATCTAGTCAACCTACTCGACATTTTGGTCGTCTGGTTTGTCATTTATGAATTGATCGTGATGTTACGGGGAACCAAAGCCATTCAGCTTTTCCGGGGCGTCATCTTGATTCTGCTGGTGAAGTTCGTCAGTGCTTACCTGGGGCTGAACACGGTATCGTGGTTGGTCGATCAGGTCATCAACTGGGGGGTTATCGCCATTATTATCATCTTCCAGCCCGAGATTCGACGGGGACTGGAACATCTGGGCCGTGGCTCATTGTTCGTGCGGATTCGGCACGAGAATGAGGCAGCGAACCACATGATTGAGGGCCTGGACAAGGCGATTCAGTACATGTCCAAACGGCGTATCGGGGCGCTGATGACCATTCAGCGCGATACCGGCTTGGAAGACTACATTGAGACCGGGATCGATCTGGATGCGGAGTTAACCGGCGAACTGTTAATTAACATCTTTATCCCCAACACACCGCTGCATGACGGGGCGGTCATCATCCGCGACAATCGGATCGCGGTTGCCGCGGCCTATTTGCCGCTGTCCGAGAGCAACCTGATTCCTAAAGAATTAGGGACGCGTCACCGGGCCGCCGTGGGGATCTCCGAAGTCACGGACGCCTTAACGATCGTGATTTCTGAAGAGACCGGCGAAGTCTCGATTACCAAGAACAACGAGTTGCTACGGGGACTCACCCAGGCAGACTACCTGAAGTTCTTGCGCGATGAATTAGTAAATGAAGAAGCTGCCAACAATGGCAACGTCTTAGTCAAGGCGTTAGATTGGTTCGATCAACGCTTTAGAGGGGGGCGGCGCTAATGAAAAACGAGCGTTATACGACGTGGTTATACCGCATCCTCGCGTTAATTTTAGCAATTCTCTTGTTCTTCTACGTCAATAGTACCAAGTCGTCAACCAACTCGCAGTCGACCAGTTCGACCAACAACACCTCGTTGACGGCGACTAAGACCATGAAGGTGTCGGTCCCTTTACAACTCAACGTCAACAGCAATAAGTACTTCGTGACAGGGTACCCGCAGAAGGTCAAGGTGACCTTGCGTGGGCCGCTGGCGTTGGTCACCACGACCGCCAATACCCAGAATTTTAAGGTCTACGCCGCGCTGAGTGATCTCGGTGTCGGCAAACACCGGGTGACCCTGCACCAAGAAGGGTTGAACCACGAGATTGAATCCAGCATTTCGCCGGCCAAGATCACGGTGGATATTGAACCGCGGAAGACGGTTTCATATCCCGTTAAAGTTCGGTATAATAGTCAAAACATCGCCGCGGGATACTCTGCCGGCAAGGCCACTTCCGATGTGACTCGGGTCAAGGCGACCGGGGCCGCCAACGAGATTTCGCGGATTAAGCAAGTGGTTGCTCAGCTAACGGTGCCACAGAATAGCAAGAAGACGGTGAATAGCCAAGCCGTGATTGAAGCGTTGGATAGCAGTGGCAACACGGTCAATGTGATTCTGACGCCGTCGACGACCACGGCCAACCTGCCGATTACCTCCGATGGGGAGAGTAAGCGGGTCGGGTTAGACCTAAACGCGAAGAACGGCTCGTCCGGAACGACCTATAAACTAACCAGTAACGTATCCAAGGTGACCGCCTATGGTAGTGCGTCTCAGCTCAAAGATCTCGATAATGTGGCTGTGGACGTCGATGTGAGCGACGTCAAGAACAATACCACCAAGACGGTGACCCTCGATACCAGTGATAACAACGTTACTGCCTTTGATCCCTCAACCATTAAGGTGACGATTAAGGCAACAGCAAATTAACGAAAATTGTTTGAGAAATGAGGAAGATTACGATGAAGTATTTTGGAACTGACGGCGTCCGGGGCGTTGCGAACCAAGAATTAACCCCAGAATTAGCCTTTAAGGTTGGCCGATTTGGCGGCTACGTTTTGACGCAACATGCAGACAGTGAGAACAAGCACCCGCAAGTTCTCGTGGCCCGTGATACACGGATTTCTGGTCAATTACTGGAAAATGCCTTGGTGGCGGGACTCCTATCCGTCGGAATTGAAGTGCTCCGTCTAGGCGTCATCTCCACGCCGGCCGTGGCCTACTTGGTTCGCACGCAAGGTGCGGCCGCCGGCGTCATGATTACGGCGTCCCACAATCCGGTAGAATACAATGGAATCAAGTACTTCGGAAACGACGGCTACAAGCTTTCTGATGAAATGGAAGAAGAAATTGAAGCCCTGTTGGATGCCGAGAAAGATACGTTACCTCGTCCAGCCACGGACGGCTTGGGGACGGTCGAAGACTACTCCGAAGGAAGCCAAAAGTACATTCAGTTCTTGGAACAAACCATTGCGGATGACCTGGAAGGCCTCCACATTGCGGTTGATTCCGCTAATGGGGCCACGAGTGGCTTAGTTTCCCGGCTTTATGCGGATCTGAATCTTGATTTTGATACGATTGCGACCACGCCCAATGGCCTGAACATTAACGACCAAGTGGGGTCGACGCATCCCGAACAGCTGCAAAAGTTTGTGGTTGAGAAGGGCGCCCAAATTGGGTTGGCCTTTGACGGCGACGGCGACCGGTGCATTGCCGTGGATGAGAATGGTCAGATCGTCGATGGCGATAAGATCATGTACATCTGTGGGAAGTACATGGCGGAACACGGCCGGTTGAAGAAGGATACGATTGTGACGACGGTCATGAGTAACTTGGGCATGTACAAGGCCATGGCCGCCCACGACCTGAAGTCCGTGAAGACCAAGGTTGGGGACCGTTACGTGGTTGAAGAAATGCGTAAATCGGGCTACAACCTGGGTGGCGAACAGTCTGGTCACGTGGTCTTCTTAGACTTCAACACGACCGGGGATGGCCTCTTGACCAGCCTACAACTGCTTCACATCCTGAAGGTGACTGGCAAGAAGTTGTCCGAATTGGCTGCCGACGTGACGACCTACCCGCAAAAGCTGGTCAACATCAAGGTAGCGGACAAGCAGGCTGCCCAAGAGAATCCGAAGGTCCAAGCCGCTATTGCCATCGTTGAAAAGGAAATGGCTGGCGACGGGCGCGTGTTGGTTCGCCCTTCAGGGACTGAACCATTACTCCGGGTGATGGCCGAAGCCCCAACCGAGGAATCCGTGGCCGCCTATGTAGAACGGATTGCGGCAGTGGTTCGCGCCGAAGTCGGCATTGACTAAGGGTTAACGGTATTTAAACGAAATGGAAATGGACATGAAAGAGGGCACCCTGCCACGTTGGCTGGGCGCTTTTTTCATGAAAAATCATTATAAATATTATGATAGACCAGTTCGGGATTTTTTGATTGACAACCCCTGGTAAACGCTGTAGAGTAAAGACATTCAGAAATGTTTTTCAAAACGTTTCAGTCTATACCAATTTTAAAGAAAACAGATACATTTCTAATTTAATTTAACGACCCTCCCGGTAGTCGCTGGGACTGGCGTCGAGAAAAGGAAGAAAACTTATGTGTGGAATTGTTGGTGTTACTGGTAATGACAATGCCGTTAAAATCTTACTAAACGGACTTGAAAAGCTCGAATACCGGGGCTACGATTCAGCCGGAATCTACGTGAACGATCAGAAGGGTCAGGACTACTTGGTGAAGACCAAGGGCCGGATCTCTGAGTTACGGTCTAAGGTGACACCCGATGTTCACGGGTCAACTGGGATTGGCCACACGCGTTGGGCCACCCATGGGGTTGTGAGTGTGGATAACGCCCACCCACATTTCTCTAACGATGACCGGTTCTACCTGGTCCACAACGGTGTGATTGATAACTTCCAAGAACTCAAGGCTAAGTACCTGAGCGATGTGCCTTTTAAGAGTCAAACGGATACCGAAGTTGTCGTTCAATTGATCGACAAGTTCGCGGTTGAAGAAAACTTGGATGCCAAGGCGGCCTTCCTGAAGACGTTAAGCCTGCTCAAGGGTTCATCCTACGCCTTCTTAATGATGGACCGTGAACAACCGGATACCTTATTCGTTGCCAAGAACAAGAGTCCACTGTTGATCGGGGTTGCTGATGGGTTCAATGTAGTCTGCTCCGATGCTTTAGCAATGTTGAAGGAAACCCACGATTTCTTGGAACTGATGGATGGGGAAGTCGTGACCATCACGCCTGACAAAGTGGCTATTCAAGATGCTGCCGGGAATCCTGTTGAACGGAAGCCATTCCACGTTGACATGAACGCGGACGAAGCCGACAAGGGGACTTACCCATTCTACATGTTGAAGGAAGTCGACGAACAACCAAATGTTATGCGCAAGTTGGCTCAGACTTACCTGTCAGAACATGGTGTTCCACAGATTGATCAAAAGTTGTTGGACGCTATGGAAGCAGCCGACCGCCTGTACATCGTCGGTGCCGGGACCAGTTACCACGCCGGGTTAGTCGGCAAGCGGCTCTTTGAAAAGCTCGCCCACATCCCAACGGAAGTCCACGTTTCCTCCGAGTTCGCCTACGAACAACCGATGTTGTCCGAGAAGCCGTTCTTTATCTTCTTGACCCAGTCCGGCGAAACGGCCGATAGTCGCGAGGTGTTGGTCAACGTCAATGACGCCGGTTACCCAAGCCTGACCATCACCAACGTGCAGAACTCCACGTTGTCTCGTGAAGCAACCTACACGTTGTTACTCCATGCCGGTCCGGAAATCGCCGTGGCTTCAACCAAGGCGTACACGGCGCAAATCGCGCTGGAAGCCATCTTGGCTAAGGCGTTGGGCGAAGCCACTGGTCAGATTGTGGCCCAAGACTTCAATATTCGCCAACAGTTAGGTCTGGTCGCCACCGGGATGCAAGCCATCGTTGATGAAAAGGATAAATTGGAAAAGATTGCCAACGACTATCTGATGAAGTCCAACCGGGCCTTCTACATTGGCCGGGGGATTGACCACGCGGTTTCTCTGGAAGCTGCCTTGAAGTTGAAGGAAATCTCCTACGTCCAAGCTGAAGGGTTTGCCTCTGGTGAATTGAAGCACGGGACGATTGCGCTGATCGAAAAGGATACGCCAGTGATTGGCTTTATCACCCAGGCCAAGACGGCTGGTTTGACACGGAGCAACCTGCAAGAGACCATGGCCCGAGGCGCCAAGACCCTGACCATCGTACGTGAAGGCTTAGCCATTGACGGCGACGATCTGATCTTGCCAGACGTTGACGAAATGTTAATGCCATTGTTGAGCGTGGTTCCAGCGCAATTGCTGGCTTACTACACCAGCTTGAACAAGGGCTTGGACGTGGATAAGCCACGGAACTTGGCCAAGAGTGTTACGGTTGAATAGATCCGAACAATAAGTGAATTAAACGAAACCGTCCAATTGCTGGGCGGTTTTTTGTTTTGTCTGACCGCCTTATCCGCTAACAGAAGGTGAAACCATTAAGTTGGTCGTCCTACCCACCGCGTTTCCGACCAGATTTGGCGAACGGTAAGGCGGCAGATAAGCATTTCCCTTGCGTCTGGAACGCTTTCGTTGTATAGTACATTCATGAAAACTTTGAAAAAGTGAGGTGAACGACATGAAGTATACGAAACGAGTCGATGCTCATAAAAACCAAAAACAGCGGGATGCAACCTTTGAGAAATTCAAGAAGCAGCAGAACGCATTAAGCGCCAACCGGCGGGGTGTTCGTCGGAAATAGGGTGGTCACTGTTAAGCGCAGTGAGCATCCTTTTTTGTTAGATGGCTGGACGACTTGGTGGGTAATTTACGCAACTGGTGGGATAGTTTCAGGCGAATTTTCAAAAAATATTAAAAAGCTGAGCTGTTTACTTGAAAAATTGGTATAGATCATTTATAATTGGGCTATACCATTAGGAGAGGGAGACTGAATGAAATGAAGCAATTAACCAACATGAACGTTCAAATCGTCAGTGACAAACAAGCCGGGGGTCAAGCCGGGTTTAAGATTTTCCAACAAGCCTTAGCCAACGGTGCCAAGGTTCTGGGGCTGGCCACGGGGAGCACGCCCGTCACAATCTACGAACAACTTGTGGCGAGTGACCTGGACTTTAGCCAGCTCACGTCCGTCAACTTGGATGAATA contains:
- a CDS encoding DeoR/GlpR family DNA-binding transcription regulator, giving the protein MHQAERLNRILTELMRHHSLTLREIMALTGTSRDTARRDIVKLTANDEVTRNYGGISLPNSFNRIDDFLTRQRDLPDVKRQLGLAAAKLVTTQQRLFFDISTTISLIPAALTVTSKVLAVTNSLDIADQLLRKTSARTRVLGGQYLPERRGTMDTAALHDLFGFTFELTFLSAAGVTSAGIFYAYQEDVAFKQQLRDQSQELALVVDHTRLGVAHNYRALRLNQIDYLITDGPVPPGLMTALQASRVIIKMTTEEIDHD
- a CDS encoding 3'-5' exonuclease, which produces MNFVAMDFETASGKRYSACSLALTIVRNSQVVDEFYSLIKPDTDFFWRNVQIHGIHERDVANAPAFPEVWEHVAPFFQRDRLVIAHNAPFDNGVLRSTLEHYNLPTARYLTLDTVKTSRKFFPEFPNHKLNTVCDELGIDLHHHHNALDDSLACANILLYEANHFGTQPLKNFVTINA
- the xth gene encoding exodeoxyribonuclease III codes for the protein MKFISWNVNGLRAIVKKGFVETFKELDADFFGVQETKLQEGQIDLDLPGYYQYWNYAERKGYSGTALFTKHKPLNVIYGINAPDFDHEGRTITLEYPDFYILTCYTPNSGSGLKRLDFRMGWETAFLDFVQHLNAKKPVIFCGDLNVAHTEIDLKNPKTNHKNAGFTDDERAKFTALLAAGYTDTFRYFNPDATERYSWWSYRFHARDNNAGWRIDYFITSQRLQDHLKDAKILDQVMGSDHCPVELDVDGLTV
- the murB gene encoding UDP-N-acetylmuramate dehydrogenase — translated: MMMEEITAAFPAIEILRNEPLAHYTHTLTGGPADYLAFPTNVQETKSLLAYANQEKLPVTVVGNASNLIVRDGGIRGLVMILTKMNTITTTGNTVTAEAGAAMIKTTQVAQSHALSGVEFAAGIPGSVGGAVFMNAGAYGGEISEVVTAAEVLTTTGEIRTLNAEELDFGYRHSSIQDYHDIILSATFTLKPGDGQAIQAQMDDLNARRAAKQPLDLPSCGSVFKRPTGHYTGQLIQEAGLQGFQLGGAQVSTKHAGFIVNIDHATATDYLNLIHHIQDVIWREDQVHLETEVRIIGEEPTQK
- a CDS encoding sodium:proton antiporter gives rise to the protein MPIVEAVILLIVLVLLSNIISHYLTFIPVSLIQIALGLVVALVWQFEVPLETDWFLLLFIAPLLYNDGRRFPKRELWRLRGPIFGNAIWLVFLTTLLGGFLIYELIPKMPLTVAFALAAILSPTDPVAVQSISKQVKLPASLMHLVSGESLINDASGLIAFKYAIAATVTGAFSVGTAVGDFIYISIVGFLSGLIFMTAIQLLMDILRRQGIDDVIFNTVLQIATPFVIYLVTEEITHASGVIAVVTAGVLFHARESRIVEDSPELKLVTEKVWDIIIYSLNGIVFVILGIELPVATSQVIKGGQFNTWQALFFAFMAWVVLVVIRTLWTYGYILFQRLTRNHSDERPSFRTAVLSGLSGVRGAVTMAGVLSVPTVIASGASFPARSLMLFVASGVIIISLVAATIMLPLISTDKQPLQTRASASDDIANDINLDDEDEEEFPEEPVRQISEEEARAYIMRLAISKIEELRRPNNQRAAYDLILDYQFIIRRLEMSYRADTVMQKVLDDEIKLRQVAIDGERATLKELRQGEKITQTSYVGALRRIENLEGRLTQVSGHTMPGVINYWRRFFKHLWRDAAYWLHSEDTDRLHAENNLIERETAKAAIKALSEYLSRTDIDETQFDNQAVYHLIVQYRNRIERAKAATAPHHNDDYQHQINKLRVRALGAERTGIQSLLEAGNITWIKATHLRQYVNYAENVLVMSLSDEEGD
- a CDS encoding DUF1361 domain-containing protein, with protein sequence MNRRARWEIRIFFVAWLIFLYFRAKDPFSFLVLNTFLGYIPIELSFHLGRHRPKSAWFFWPLVLLWLLFYPNAPYLLTDLFHLSLLQPYALSGLLRVTPHLWIYFTYMIISATSCTLLGFWSLNYVSQIISTRVAKGNQIVRIVTVLLLTFLTSVGLYIGRFLRIHTVYLFINPEQFIRPIMDMWTSNMWIFVGLLTFIQLFCYWILYLIMHNSGQDELPD
- the cdaA gene encoding diadenylate cyclase CdaA yields the protein MDWGNLLTIGNLVNLLDILVVWFVIYELIVMLRGTKAIQLFRGVILILLVKFVSAYLGLNTVSWLVDQVINWGVIAIIIIFQPEIRRGLEHLGRGSLFVRIRHENEAANHMIEGLDKAIQYMSKRRIGALMTIQRDTGLEDYIETGIDLDAELTGELLINIFIPNTPLHDGAVIIRDNRIAVAAAYLPLSESNLIPKELGTRHRAAVGISEVTDALTIVISEETGEVSITKNNELLRGLTQADYLKFLRDELVNEEAANNGNVLVKALDWFDQRFRGGRR
- a CDS encoding cell surface protein — protein: MKNERYTTWLYRILALILAILLFFYVNSTKSSTNSQSTSSTNNTSLTATKTMKVSVPLQLNVNSNKYFVTGYPQKVKVTLRGPLALVTTTANTQNFKVYAALSDLGVGKHRVTLHQEGLNHEIESSISPAKITVDIEPRKTVSYPVKVRYNSQNIAAGYSAGKATSDVTRVKATGAANEISRIKQVVAQLTVPQNSKKTVNSQAVIEALDSSGNTVNVILTPSTTTANLPITSDGESKRVGLDLNAKNGSSGTTYKLTSNVSKVTAYGSASQLKDLDNVAVDVDVSDVKNNTTKTVTLDTSDNNVTAFDPSTIKVTIKATAN